In Parabacteroides timonensis, the genomic stretch GCAGTCGGATTCGGCATCACAGCACAGTCGGCAAATACAAGGAGACCATCTTTTCCATATTCCGGTTTCTTTGTAAACATAAGGAATGCACCCGATACACAACTCATGCCCGGAGCTGTCTTAACGATCTGCAAAGCAGGACGAAGCACATTACCTGTCGTATTCTGTGCACCGGCAATTTCGCCATCGGCATCACCAGCCTTGATCATCAGGCAAGCCAGGAACAAAGGATCTTCAACAAGGACAGCAGCCTTTTCAGGTGTCATACCTTTTTTCTGACGCAATTGGAAAAGCAGATCTGCATAAGCAGCTTTCTTTTCATGATCTTTAGGGTCAACAATAGTAGCCTGTCCGATGTGGTTCAGACCGTAATTAGCTGCCAAAGAGGAAATCTCTGCCGGATTTCCAATCAGAATGATGTCGGCAACTCCATCGGCCAGTAAACGGTCGGCGGCTTTCAATGTTCTTTCTTCTGTTCCTTCGGGAAGAACAATACGCTGCTTGTCAGCTTTAGCGCGTGCAATAATCTCTTGCATTAAGTCCATAGCGGAAGATATTTTTTATAGTATTTAGTAATTGCTACTGTTTGCGGCTACAAAAGTAGACAAAATGCAACATAGAGTTTGCAAAAAGCACAAACTATTTGCAACCAGAGCTGTCACTTTCAGAACATTTAACAGTAATTCACGACTTCTCGCCCTCCGGAAAGGATTTGTTGCAGATCTTCGGCTGAAATATTGATCTCCAGCTTACCATTATGGGCTACAGATATTTTACCACGTTCTTCCGATACAATAATTATCAACGCATCAGTCTCAAGAGACATTCCCAATGCGGAACGGTGCCGCAACCCCAAATCTTTCGGCAGACTGGCATTCTGGGCAACCGGAAGGATACAGCCTGCGGCCTTGATACGCCCATCGGCAATGATCATAGCGCCATCATGCAAAGGGCTGTTCTTAAAGAAAATATTTTCGATCAGGCGGGCATTGACATCAGCGTTGAACATCTCTCCCGTATGCTCATAGACCGAGAGATCGACATCCTGCTGGATCACGATCAGGGCACCGGTCTTTTTACGGGCCATATTCATACAGGCTAATACTACGGGAGCGACAAATTTCCCTTCACGTTCATTGTTCGTATCCCTTTTTGAAAAGAGCTTTCCCAGGAACTTCCATCCCCGATGGGACCCTAACGCCATCAGGAAACGGCGGATCTCATCCTGAAACAGAATAACCAATACTACAAAACCGACACTGATAAACTTATCCAGTATAGCCCCCATCAAACGCATTTCCAACACCTGCGAAACAAGAATCCATACTATAATAAACGAAACTACCCCACTAAAGATGGCCAGCGTACCCGAACTTTTCATCAGTTTGTATGTCTGGTAAAGAAAAAAGGCTACCAGCAGTACATCGATCAGGTCTTTTATTCCGAAATGCATCCACATAATATTAACAGTTGACAGTTGATAGTTGACAGTTGACAGTTTTTAAAACAAGTTTGACGGCTTCGACAGCGGCTTTTACATCATGAACCCGGAGAATATCAGCACCGTTCATCAGTGCCAGCGTGTTCAATACCGTAGTACCGTTCAGGCTATCGGCCGGTGTTCCTCCAAGGAAACGGTAGATCATACTTTTACGGGATATCCCCACCAGGAGAGGAAGTTCGAACAATCCGAATTCCTGCAGATGATTCATCAGAAAGTAGTTCTGATCGACGGTCTTACTGAAGCCAAAGCCGGGATCAAGAATAATATCGTTCACGCCCAGCAAACGCAGTTCACGAACTTTCGTAGCGAAATACAACATGATCTCCTCCATCATATCCGTATAACCGGTATATTGTTGCATTGTTTGGGGAGTCCCCCGCATATGCATCATTATATAAGGTACATTCAGATCGGCTACTGTCGCAAACATGTTTTTATCCAGTTCGCCGCCGGATATATCATTTATGATGGCGACGCCATATTCCTCCACACATTTACGGGCTACATCAGCACGAAAAGTATCCACCGATACCACAGCTTCCGGATAATGCGTATTCAATATCTTCAACGCAAACGCCAGGCGCTCCATTTCTTCTTCCGGGGAAACCTCAGCAGCATCGGGCCGGGAAGAATACCCGCCGATATCGATAATCTCTCCGCCTTCCGAGAGAATTGCCTGTATCCGGTCATTGATAGCTGCTTCATTCTGTTTACGGCTGTCGGCATAGAAAGAGTCGGGGGTTACATTCAAAATACCCATCACGACAGGAGTCGCCAACGACAAGAGTGTACCCTTAATATTGAGCGTTTTATCTAACATTTCGATCCATATTTCCAGCAAAGATACACGATTCTCATTTAAATATTCATTCTTCATTCCTCATTCTTCATTTAATTGTTACTTTTGCTCACCAATAATAAGCAAATGAAAAAAAGCTATGAGTATATCAGAACTGTATGAATTGTTTATACACAATCCGAAAATAACAACAGACAGCCGCAATTGCCCAAGGGGATCTATCTTCTTCGCCCTGAAAGGTGAAAGGTTCGACGGGAACCAATATGCGGAAAAGGCTTTAGCTACCGGTTGCTCCTACGCGGTAATCGATAATCCGGATTATGTCATTGGGGAGCGTACCATTTTGGTCGATAATGTATTGACAACTTTGCAGCAACTGGCTTGTCGTCACCGGAAAATGCTGGGTATTCCTGTTATCGGAATTACCGGAACAAACGGAAAAACCACTACCAAAGAACTATTGGCTGCTGTATTATCGACCAAATTTAACCTGCTTTATACCGAAGGAAACTTCAACAATCATATCGGCGTCCCACTCACCTTGCTTCGCCTGACCCACGACCATGAAATGGCGGTGATAGAAATGGGGGCCAGCCATCCGGGAGATATCAAGGAGCTGGTAGAGATCGCATTACCCAACTACGGGATCATTACAAATGTAGGTCGTGCGCATCTGGAAGGCTTCGGCTCGTTTGAGGGAGTAGTCAAGACCAAAGGAGAGTTATACGACTATATCCGCCGTACCAAAGGCAAGATATTTATTAAGAAAGAGAATAAAGACCTGCAGGAGATTGCCAAAGGAATCGAACAGATCACTTACGGGAACGATGATAGTTCTTTCGCATCAGGCCACATCATCAGTTGTAACCCATACCTTACTTTCGACTGGAAACAGCAGGGCAAGATACATACGGTTGAAACGCATCTGATAGGCGGATATAACCTCGACAATGTATTGACAGCCGTAGCCGTGGGCCGTTATTTCAAGATTCCGGCAGAACGTATCAGCCGGGCTATTGCGGCATACGAACCGACCAACAACCGTTCGCAATTGAAGAAAACAGAACATAATACTTTACTGATCGACGCATACAATGCTAACCCGAGCAGTATGAAGGTGGCTATCGAGAACTTCACTTCCATGCCTGTATCCCCTAAAGCCGTTATTCTGGGAGACATGCGTGAACTGGGCCCGACAAGCGACGAATTGCATGCCGAAGTAATAGCCGAAGTAAAAGCAGGTAAGTTCGATAAGGTATTCCTTTGCGGGGAACATTTCCGGAAAGCGGGCAAAGAGTTTACCACTTATGCAACAACAGAAGAACTGATCGATGCATTAAAAGCCAACCCGTTAAAAGGGTTTCACATCCTGATCAAAGGATCGCATGGGATGGCGTTGGAGAAAACGGTAGAGTTTTTATAACGTAACAAAGATCAGACGTTCTTCTTATACTTTTTATTCGCTCCTGACAGCAGCACAAGGCTACTTGTCAGGAGAACGAACAATATTCTGTATCCTACCACAGCCTACCAACCGGCAACGTTTCGTCTACCGTCCTATTAGCATAGTGAATAATAAAGCAAATACAAAATAGGCAACATAACTACCGGCAGAAACAGCCAATGAAACCAGCAATTGTTTTATAAAAGATTTTTCCCGACGCATATAATTGTAGGTGAATGTAGCTCCCACGATGCCGAATAAAGCACCGAGCAGGCCACCTGTCAATATCAATAAAACAGGAAGACCTCCCACAATATACTCACGGGTGGATAAACGTTCCTCCAGATCTATCTTTTTTCCACGGAAGGTAACTACATGAACGAAATCGAAACCATAGACGATCTTCATCTCTTCTTGTTCACCTTCGGTATTTGTAACATAGTACTTCGGATTAAAAGCTCCCTTCCTTACTATTTCCCTGCCATCCTGAAACAAATGTATTTTAAACATTCCGTACACCAACTTTAGCTCACCTTGTACCCCTTCTATTTTAAAAGTAACTTCCTTTGCCATGTTTTTATTTTATTAGAATTAAGTTTAGAAACACAAATATACAAGAAAGCCCCGGAAATTGGAACTTCCGGGGCCTTTTTTGTGTCTGTTTTTCTCCTTCGCAGGAGTACTGGCAGATGAACTTTATTTTATTACTTTAGTATTAAACTATCACCTTTTCCCCCTCGCGGGATACTTGACCCTAAGATCGCGTGATAGAATTTTATTTCAATTTAAATGTATTCTTATTTTACAATTGCCTTTACAGCAGCTTCACCTTCAACAGCTACAACAACTACACCTTGAGGAGCAGCGATTTCTGCATTGTCGGAAGAAAGAACTGTGTTAGCGATAGTCTGACCAAGGATATTGCTGATAGCAACTGTCTTGCCCTGAGCACCCTTGATAGTTACATAACCTTCGCCGGCAATTACACTTACTGAAGATGCGTTGATATTTTCGTTAGCAACAGGAGCTTCAGTTGTCTTAGAAATATTGAAGATAGCTGCATCAGCAATCTTATCTGTCAATACAGGTACACCATTCAAGATGCGAACGAAAGCACCACCTACAGTTTCCATATAGAAGCTCTTAGTATCCTGATCTTTGATTCTCAGAGCGAATGTAGCCTTGTTAGGAGTGTTATTTTTAACTATCAGTGAATCATTCTTATGTTGTTTTGTACCAACAAACTTAGAGCTGGAGATAATGATAGTATCAGCAATGTGAGTTGCAGGAACAAATGCCAAACGATAAGCGCCGTCGTACAAGCTCGGGTGAGTCTTAACGCCTGCAGGCACAGAGTCTGACAATGATACCAGATAATCAGCTGTGCGGTAAGCATCAGTTGCTTTTCTATGACTCGGGTCAGTACAGTTCGGGTTCTTATCCGGGCAATCAATGATTGTACCGGCTTCCTGATAAGACTGACGCAGACCGATCATATACTGAGGCATATAGTTGTCTTCACGATCAACATAAGCTGTATCAATGAATAGAGCAGCTTCACTCTGTGTTGCAGCAGCATTATAAATACCTAAGAAATTCAAGCTATCTTTAGCAACTTCGTTACCATTGTTAGCTACGATATTTACAGAGTTTTCATACAGGAAGCGGGTCGGCTCATTTTCCATGAAGATCTTAGCAGAATCAACACCGTTCAGCATCAAACCATCGTCAGCCTTTGTTACACCCAGTTCGCGGTAAACATTCAGGTTGGTCTGTTCGATTGTGAAGTAGTCGTTCTTTTCAGAGATCAAAGAAGAAGATTCTACGATCGGCTGTTTCGGCTGTGGGTTAACAGTCATCTTAGCCCAAGTAGCAGCTGTCTTTGTATCAATCATCATATACTGACCTTCAGCAACAGCTTTAAAGTAGAATGCTGCTTTGCTTTCAGCTTCCTTGCTATCAGATCTTGTAATGCTAAATACGTTATCATTAGAATTGTTGTAGATATAGTATTTGTTACCATCAGCATCTGTCATATAAACATGATATTTAGCACGTTTCATATCTTCAAAACCAACAACTTCAAGACCATAAGGCAGTTTGCTGTCTTTTACTGTTTCCAAATACCAAACTACAGCGTCTTCACCTAATACTACTACGCTGTCTTTCTTAGACTGCATATACAGAGCATTCAGATAAGGAGAAGCAGAAGATATCTTGAAAGTACGATTGATCAAACTGTTGTCTTCACCAGCATAGAAGTAACCGTTGTAATCGTAAGCAACTTTATCTTCTGTTTCAAACTTCAAGCCAGAACGATCAACAGCGATCAGTTTCAAGGTATCAGTACCATTTGTATATGTATCAGCGATAGCCTTACCATCTTCGTCTTTTACTACGAATACCGGACCTACATATTCAACAGCAGCTGTTTCACGGTTTACAATCTGATAGTAACCGTCTGTTGCACCCTTAACAATAGCCCACTGAGTTGCAGGGTTGTAAGTGCTTGTATCAGCAGAAGCTACAATAGCCATGCTACCATCCTCATCACTGTAAGAAGCTACATTAAACTTGTCAGTATTCTTCGGATCAACCTCATTCTTAATCTGCCAGAAGTACAGGTTATTAGTTGCGATAACAGCATCACCAGCCATTGTTGCGTACGGCTGCATCAAAGGTAATGTGTAACCGTTGATAGTGCCGTCATCTTCTTTTTTAGTAGGATCTAGTGCACCATCATTAACAACAGTCAGAACCATACCTTTACCAAGTTTACGAAGGACTACCTGACCATTATTAGCAGACTCTGTTGTTAAAGCTGTTGTTCCATTAGTAAAATATTTACCAGCAACTGAAACAGGTTGTTCTATAGCTTCTGCATACTTAACTGCATCAAACGCAACTGCATAATCTGTAACAGCTGCAGCATTTGCTGTATTATTTGTTTTAACAGCTTCAATCAATGCTGAATTTTCATCTACAGTAGTAAAGGTATAATCACTTCCATATACACCACCTAAATTAATAAATTTATTATATGCAGCATCCAAAGCATTTAATGCACCGCGCAAAGTTGTATTTTCCGCAGCTACTGCCAATACAGCATCTTTCAACTCGTCATATCCAACAATAGGGGTTGCTTGACCATCTACTTTTGTTTGAGCAGGACACTCAAAATCAGCAAACAGAACTGTGTAAGCTTGAACATCAGTGTGAGTAGCTGCGTCATCCACTGCTGTAATCAGAGTCTGACCAGTACTAGTTCCACCAGTATTCCAAGTACCATTTGCATCAAACTTTGCAGCAGCAAAAGTAATAGCAGCATCTGTGTTATTTTCAGCAGCCTTAGTCAAGAAAGCCTGATAAGCTGCGTCCAAGTTAGCAATCTCTGTATCGGCACCGTTACCCTGAGCTTTAGTCTTAGCCGCATCATAACCAGCAATAGCAGAAACAGTTCCTGGAGTCACAGTTTGAGCCGATTGCTTTAAATCACTAAAAGCGTCAACATAACTAGTTATTGCAGCGACTGTAGGAGTATTAAGATCTTTTACAGCATCAATTAAAGCAGCATTATCTGTTTTAAATTCAACCTCAGCATTTGTAGAATTGGATGCTGCAATGAAAGACTCATAAGCAGTATTCAATGCATTAACAGCATCTTTCAAGTCCTTGTTTGCTGCAGTTGCCATAATAGCAGCAGTATATAAATCTGTATAACCATCAATATCAGTCAAAACACTAACCATCTCAGTACCAGACACATTCAAAGGTTTAGGAACAACTGTTGTATTCAGAACCAAAGAGTCATTTCCATAGTAATACACACCTGAAAATTCAGCAGAAACAGAGGCACGTTTAATATTACTTCCTTTTGCAGAATTTACGGTGCCTGTAAATGCACCTGCAATATAATCAACTTCGCCAACTTTTCCAGCTGCATATTTATCATTAGGTACTGTATCAGCTACCAATGCAAAATATTTATTGGCATCATCCTGATAAATCGTATCAACCTGCAAATATTTCTTCTTGTCGATCTGAATATAACCTTTTCCATCTTTTGTTTTTGTCATGTCATTTGTAAAACCTTTCACAGTCTCACCATTCCACAAAGCAAAAGTATTAGCAGCAGAGGTATATTCAACAGCTTCCCACTTTTTAGCAGCAGTTAAAACGTTTGTTTCGTTAGAAGAAACGTCTTTTCCATTGTTGAAATACAATTTACCACCATTACCCGGCAAAGCCATAACATCATTGAAAGCTTTAGCTGTCAATGTGATGTAGTCATTCGGTAAAGTAATAGTAAATGCTGTTCCGGTCAAAGTTCCTGGTAAACCCTGTTTTGCAGCTAACTTCAAATTAGCATCCAAATAGAAAGTAGAGTCCTTACCTGCCGTTGCATTAGGAACATAAGCATACAAATGACCATTTGCATCAACAGACCATTCTTTGTTACCTGTTGCATCGATCTTAGCAACAGCAGTTGATGCACCTTTGTTATTTGTCTGCAACTTGATAGCCAAATACTCACCAGTTTGTTTGTTTACAAAACGATAAGACAGAGCTGCACTTGTTTCTGCAGGTTTAATAACTTCAACACGCCATAATGTGTTGAACAAATCTTTGAAAGTCTTTCCTTCTTGGAAAGCATTGTTTTGAATAATGCTATTCAGATCAACCTTACTCAGAACGCCATTGTTTCCAATTGCAAGAGCAGAAGTACCCTCTGTTCCTAATTTAACATAGTCCCCAGCTTTAGCTTCTGTTGGCATTCCTGCCGCCTGTGCGCTAAAAGAGAACCCACCCGCCAGCAGGACGCTGGCAACAAGCGTAGAAAACTTTTTGTTCATAATTCTAAATTTAATATTAATACTAATGTTAATGAAAACTTCTTTGTACACGTTCTATAGCTGAAATGACTAGCTAAAACGTTCCTTTTTTCTAGTCATTCTTTCCGGGTTCGTGGTCAGAACGCCCTATTTCGTACAAACTTTGCTATTCGGTTGATAAGAAAGCATATAGAGATGGAAAATATTTTTACGAAATGATTGCAGAAACGAAACTTATGTCTAAATTTGTAGACTAGAAAAAAGGAACGTTTTCTCTAGTCATTCCGATTCGTTCGTAATACCCTTCATAAAAGTCATTTAAATCACTTTTCTTTATATATAATGTACCCGCGTACATCTTATATATGTATTTTTTCGACATCTCATTTCCAGCACCTTACGAACACCTGATTTACCGATTTTCAAACCATCCCCGAAATTTGCCTGAAAAGCAGGTTATTTTCCCCCTTTCCAGCCATCTGCCGGCTACTACTACGGAGGCAGTTTAAACGATCCGGCATCTGCCGGCAATCACCTGCGGGGTAAAGGGGAATACATGCCGAACTAATCTTTGTTCGACACAGGTCAAACAGCTGTTCGACGAGTGTCAGACAGCTGTCCCATACGGGTCGAACAGCTGTCCCACACCCGTCAAACAAAGATTAAGTGAGGAGTCAGCAAGAATAGGAAGCACGTAAAGGAGATCAGAAGGAAGGAGAACAACAACAACACAAAGGCAATTGGTACTTACTCCTTTGCCGATGGATTTTCATCGTTATCCATAAACAACACCTTCTTCAGCTTCTGATACAGGAAGGACAGGACAAGCAGGATAACCCCCAGCATGATAAAGACAATGATCTTTCCGACCGTAGGCAACAACCACAAATCGACAATAACCAGCTTCAGAAGGACAACGCCAAAGACTGCCAGGCTAATCATACGCAGAATCTTAAGATGCAAACGCATACCAAACGACATTTGAATAAAGCCCGCAATACTCAGGGAAATGGAAAGGGCTGCACTCGATTCATTCTGTAAACCGGAAAGATACAATATATTATGCACAGCAACTGCCCATAGTATAGTTGAAGCAATTGCAATAAACGAAGTCATCAGGTTCGCCCTTTTCTGACGAAAATCGAAAGAACGGTAATACCATTTTCCAAGAAGAAACAGATGGATTACTACAATAACGAGGGACATCCACTGCAAAATAAACAGGGAAGAATCACCATACTCGTTGGCAACCCGCGAAAGCAGGATAAACAAACAGCCGGAAAGCCCCGTTGCCACCGCATAAACGACAGAGAATCGCTCCATCGAAAAACGCTTCCTCAACCCAATCAACAGTAATAACAGGGTAAAGCCTGTAAAGGCCAGACAAGAACAACAACTCAACGGCCAGTACGCTATATTACGGTAGAAATCTACAATAAACGAAAGATATACCACACCACAGGCTACCAGTAACGAAATCACACTAAAAGGAATATATTTCAGGCTCACCGCTCCGGCAAACAGTTCTTTCTCCCGTTCCATCAACCAGGCAAACAAGCCAAAGGCCAACCCGGTAAAGATCCCGGTAGCAAAAGTGCCGTTCAGCAACAAAGGCTGAACAAGACCTTCCGATAAGGCATTCTCCACATCGATCAGGAAAGAAATGATTGTAAGGAAAAGAAGAGCTAAAGCAAAATACTCATAAACAGTCTGCCGGAACTTTGTGAAAAACCACAGGACAGCAACCATTTCGGTAGCCCAAAGCAGCGTGATGAAACTACCTTCCAACTGGATAGGTATGCTTATCGAAATAAAGGTCAGAAACATACCTGTCAATGCGGTAAACAGATAACCAGTATCCGACTTTCTCCGACGTATGGCAAAAGCAAGGCATACGTTAACCAAAGCAATAAACAAGGTGAATGCACCTTTGATATTATAAGGCAACTGCAACTCATGGAGATACCATAAAGCAAAATAAAGATAGATGAAATTATTCAATACAACAATCATCATCAGCGGCTGATTCGCTTTCTTATTATCCGTACGCAACACAGAAACGACAGGCAGCAGGAATATCAGATAAAACAAGGTGGAGAAAAGCAACAAATGGATCAATTGTCCGCTTCCGGCAATATCCAGATCGGCCACCAGTGAATATCCCAGCATGATCACATAAGTAGCCACAAAGCCGATAACAGGTAACTCTCCCCATTTCTTATACAACGACAAACCGAACATACCCAGATTCAAAATTGTCAGATAAATAAACAGAACCAGGTAGTTTCCCATCCCGTTACTGACCAGGAAAGGAGCGATAAAGCCACCCACCAGACCTATAATAGCCAGTTCGCGCCGGTTGTAAACCACCGAAAGCAAGGACATCAACACCGTCAGTACCACCAATATAACAAACGCAACAGTCTGGCTGAACAAACCGTAATAATGATAAGCCATCGCCACCGTTACATAAAAAATGGCAAAAGCGCCACCCGCCAGCAGGGAACTGAATGTGCGATAGGTGTTCTTCAGCCTTTGCGACACCACCAGCAAGCCGCCGCCGACCACAAAGCCCAGAATCGTGCGGAATACTTCATTTATCCAATCCTTATCGATCGCATATTTAACGAACAATCCCATACCGACCACAAGGACAAGGATACCTATCTTTCCGAATAAATTCTCTCCGATGTATTTCTCGTAATCGACTTTCTTTTTCTCTTTGACGAGGCCGAACGGCTGAATCAGGGGTTGGATTTCTACTTCGTCCGGCTTTTCTTCCGGATAATGCTCAACCGGCTTTTCCACAAAAACCGTAACAGATTCTTCTGCAACATTTTGTACAGGTTCTTCTATTACCACCTCTTTCGGAATATCCTCCGTTATGATAGTCGTACTTGTCCCCGATTGCCGCTTTATCTCTTCCAACTGAGATTCCACATACTTCTTCAGACTATAAATATCTTTCCGGAGAGCATCTGCATGAGCATTCATCTTGCTTATATGAGAATATAGGCTGACCCACACGACAACGATCAGTACGACTAGTAGAAATTCCATAACGTTATATTTAAAGATCGCAACTAAGATACGGATTTATTTGGATTACAGGCAATCGATGATCGCCCTTTGCTTTTCAAAAAATAAGATACGCTGTTTCTCTCCACTGACAGAGATCATCGTCGATGACCTCAATAGCGCCTGCATCCAGTTATAAAAGATCTCATACGCCTTCCCGTCCAAGGACACAACCGAATTCAGGATAAAAGCACGGATCATACTGATACGCAGGTTCTTGGTTTCCAGATAACTGTAACTGGCATCAAAATTAATATTGGATATATAGAGCTGGATCGGATTGCCAGTCTCGCTATATGTTCCCCTCGAAGCAAGAATCTCCAACTTATTAAGAAAATGTTGTAACTCTTGTTTTATCAAACAGACATCCTCTGTGCCGATCAACCGGATACTGCTGTAATACTGGAGGTCATTTACCATATACTGGAAGATCAAAGGGTCCCACACATAAGTTGTATTCTTTATATGTTTGGACTCGGTAGCTGTTACGCGCTGAACCGCCAATAATTTCTCTGCCGATTCAATATCCCGGAAATGGATAGTCCTGTCCGAATGGCCATACTGGTTATACCACTTGAACAAATAAAAACGGGTGATATGTGTATAATCAAGCAGAAAAATAGCAGGCAGAACATTCATACATTCCACATTACAGGAGGCCGGATCTTCCCGTGCTTCCTTCAGCCGTTCGTTATACAGTCCCCACATCCTATAATCGTCTTCAATCGGATCGACGTACTCCACCAGACTCAACTGGTAAGGACGGCTTTTAGCCGAGTTTGTTCCGGCCAGATTATCCAACGAAATTCCTAATTTATTGGAGATCGCCGCAATTTCCGCGAAGGAGAAAGCCACATCGCCCCTCATGCGACGATAAACAGCCTCTCTCTCCAGGCGCAGTAATTCAACCAATGTATTAGTTAAGGTTGCTTTGTGCGGTATCTTCTCTCTGATTGCGCCAATGAATTTTTCGTGAATCAGGTTTTTACTCATAACAACAATTTTAATGATCGTCAGTAGACAAAAATAATAAAAATAAAGATACGGTTCCTATCCGTTGCAATTTTGACTACTTTTGTACGTATTTACAAATAATCAATAATATGCATGATCTTTGCTGTATAGGGCACATCACGTTAGACAAGATAGTGACCCCTAAAAATACCGTACACATGGCGGGAGGAACCGCATTTTACTTCTCGCATGCGATCAAACATTTCAACGATATAGATTACACATTGATAACCGCACTTGCCGAATCTGAAATGAAGGAGGTCGACAGACTGCGGTCTGAAGGAATCGACGTCGCGGTAATGCCCAGTAAACATTCCGTTTATTTTGAAAACATCTATGGTGAGAATCAGGATAACCGTACACAACGGGTGTTGGCTAAAGCCGATCCTTTCACCATCGATTACCTGAAAGAGGTGGAAGCCAAAATATTCCACCTGGGTAGCTTGTTGGCGGACGACTTTTCATTGGATGTAGTAAAATACATGGCCAACAAAGGGTTTGTCTCGGCCGACTCACAAGGTTATCTACGGGAAGTAAGGGATAAAAATGTATACGCTACCGACTGGGTCGGGAAAGAGGAAGCACTGAAATATATCCATTTCCTAAAAGCCAATGAACTTGAGATGGTGGCACTGACCGGATACTCTGATGTTGCCAGTGCAGCTAAGCAGTTATATGCTTGGGGAGTAAAAGAGGTGTTGATCACTTTAGGCAGCCTGGGATCTGTTATTTATGACGGACAGGCATTCCACAAGATACCGGCCTATAAGCCGAGGGAAGTTGTCGATGCCACCGGCTGTGGCGACACTTACATGACCGGCTACCTGTATCAACGTGCCAAAGGTGCCGGGATAGAAGAAGCAGGATGTTTCGCAGCGGCCATGTCGACTATTAAGATCGAAGCATCAGGCCCTTTCAGCGGAACCAAGGAAGATGTCATCCGTTGCATGGAGACGGCGGAACAACGTTTTCCAGAGATTCAAATTTAGCAAGATAGAGTCTTTTTTATGAGGCTCCGCCTCATGCCGCAGGCTCTCTTTTGCCGTTTGCTTCAGCAAACGGATATCTAAAAGCTCCGGCTTTGCCGGATTCCTCTGTGGGTTTTAACC encodes the following:
- the pta gene encoding phosphate acetyltransferase; amino-acid sequence: MDLMQEIIARAKADKQRIVLPEGTEERTLKAADRLLADGVADIILIGNPAEISSLAANYGLNHIGQATIVDPKDHEKKAAYADLLFQLRQKKGMTPEKAAVLVEDPLFLACLMIKAGDADGEIAGAQNTTGNVLRPALQIVKTAPGMSCVSGAFLMFTKKPEYGKDGLLVFADCAVMPNPTAPELASIAVATAATARDIVGVEPRVAMLSFSTKGSASHEMVDKVVEATRLAKEMAPELKIDGELQSDAALVESVASLKAPGSEVAGKANVLVFPTLEVGNIAYKLVQRLGDAEAVGPILQGMAAPVNDLSRGCSVDDIYKMVAIASNQSIGLKAAKK
- the cdaA gene encoding diadenylate cyclase CdaA, translated to MWMHFGIKDLIDVLLVAFFLYQTYKLMKSSGTLAIFSGVVSFIIVWILVSQVLEMRLMGAILDKFISVGFVVLVILFQDEIRRFLMALGSHRGWKFLGKLFSKRDTNNEREGKFVAPVVLACMNMARKKTGALIVIQQDVDLSVYEHTGEMFNADVNARLIENIFFKNSPLHDGAMIIADGRIKAAGCILPVAQNASLPKDLGLRHRSALGMSLETDALIIIVSEERGKISVAHNGKLEINISAEDLQQILSGGREVVNYC
- the folP gene encoding dihydropteroate synthase, producing MLDKTLNIKGTLLSLATPVVMGILNVTPDSFYADSRKQNEAAINDRIQAILSEGGEIIDIGGYSSRPDAAEVSPEEEMERLAFALKILNTHYPEAVVSVDTFRADVARKCVEEYGVAIINDISGGELDKNMFATVADLNVPYIMMHMRGTPQTMQQYTGYTDMMEEIMLYFATKVRELRLLGVNDIILDPGFGFSKTVDQNYFLMNHLQEFGLFELPLLVGISRKSMIYRFLGGTPADSLNGTTVLNTLALMNGADILRVHDVKAAVEAVKLVLKTVNCQLSTVNC
- a CDS encoding UDP-N-acetylmuramoyl-tripeptide--D-alanyl-D-alanine ligase produces the protein MSISELYELFIHNPKITTDSRNCPRGSIFFALKGERFDGNQYAEKALATGCSYAVIDNPDYVIGERTILVDNVLTTLQQLACRHRKMLGIPVIGITGTNGKTTTKELLAAVLSTKFNLLYTEGNFNNHIGVPLTLLRLTHDHEMAVIEMGASHPGDIKELVEIALPNYGIITNVGRAHLEGFGSFEGVVKTKGELYDYIRRTKGKIFIKKENKDLQEIAKGIEQITYGNDDSSFASGHIISCNPYLTFDWKQQGKIHTVETHLIGGYNLDNVLTAVAVGRYFKIPAERISRAIAAYEPTNNRSQLKKTEHNTLLIDAYNANPSSMKVAIENFTSMPVSPKAVILGDMRELGPTSDELHAEVIAEVKAGKFDKVFLCGEHFRKAGKEFTTYATTEELIDALKANPLKGFHILIKGSHGMALEKTVEFL